A stretch of the Corylus avellana chromosome ca6, CavTom2PMs-1.0 genome encodes the following:
- the LOC132184255 gene encoding cyclin-A1-4-like isoform X1: protein MSARNRCPPPSSSYPTKRPSVSENPIKKVTRAAKPQLAKKRPALADVSNQRNGSKSNSRTSLLSSKPLVPCVAKMSKAKKELSACNENTGFPRNTLSASSSLKSNVLVPSKNTSFPGSDQPMASVAILSAPCSQESVLPSPSSILHALRGMDVSPSGSVSGSVSMDESMSTCDSLKSPQFEYIDNEDASAITLIERKTSNSLYISDDAETAGYVCERGIPMEMQTVDKVVDIDNNFMDPQFCATIACDIYKHLRVSEANKRPSTDFIERIQKDINTSMRAILIDWLVEVAEEYRLLPDTLFLTVNYIDRYLSGNSVNRQRLQLLGVACMMIAAKYEEICAPTVNEFCYVTDNTYFKDEVLQMESAVLNYLKFEMAAPTAKCFLRRFVCVAQATSEVPTMQLECLANYLAELSLIEYSMLCYSPSLIAASATFLAKFILVPSKEPWNSSLKHHTLYQASDLSECVKALHGLCCEGTNSNLPAIREKYSQHKYKFVAKKHCPPSIPLEFFHELSH from the exons ATGTCGGCCCGCAACCGCTGTCCGCCGCCATCTTCATCTTATCCGACCAAGAGGCCCTCGGTTTCGGAAAATCCTATCAAGAAGGTCACCAGGGCGGCCAAGCCCCAATTGGCAAAGAAGCGACCCGCTCTCGCGGACGTCTCTAACCAAAGAAATGGGTCTAAGAGTAATTCACGAACCTCGCTCCTTTCGTCCAAGCCTCTG GTACCATGTGTGGCTAAAATGTCCAAGGCTAAGAAGGAATTGTCTGCTTGCAATGAGAATACAGGCTTCCCTAGGAACACTTTGTCTGCATCCTCGAGCTTGAAATCAAATGTCTTGGTTCCATCCAAGAATACATCTTTCCCAGGAAGTGATCAACCTATGGCTAGTGTTGCAATCCTTTCTGCTCCGTGTAGCCAGGAGTCCGTTCTTCCTTCTCCAAGTAGCATACTTCATGCACTCAGAGGCATGGATGTTTCTCCAAGTGGATCAGTTAGTGGTTCTGTTTCTATGGATGAGAGCATGTCTACCTGTGATTCCTTGAAGAGTCCACAATTTGAATATATTGACAATGAGGACGCTTCAGCAATTACGTTGATTGAGAGGAAGACGAGTAACAGTCTCTACATTTCAGACGATGCAGAAACAGCAG GGTATGTCTGCGAGAGAGGTATACCTATGGAGATGCAAACAGTGGATAAAGTTGTTGATATTGATAACAATTTCATGGACCCACAGTTCTGTGCAACCATTGCTTGTGATATCTACAAGCACTTGCGTGTATCCGAG gcaaataaaagaCCTTCAACAGATTTCATAGAAAGGATCCAGAAGGACATTAATACTAGCATGCGTGCAATACTGATTGATTGGCTTGTGGAG GTTGCTGAAGAGTACCGGCTTCTACCTGATACACTATTTTTGACAGTTAACTACATTGATCGTTATCTTTCTGGCAATTCGGTGAATAGGCAACGGTTGCAATTGCTTGGTGTTGCGTGCATGATGATTGCAGC TAAATACGAGGAGATCTGTGCGCCCACTGTGAATGAGTTCTGTTACGTAACTGATAATACCTACTTCAAGGACGAG GTTTTGCAAATGGAATCTGCTGTGCTGAATTACTTGAAGTTTGAAATGGCAGCCCCAACAGCTAAATGTTTTTTGAG GCGATTTGTTTGTGTTGCTCAAGCTACCAGTGAG GTTCCAACAATGCAGTTGGAGTGCTTGGCCAACTACCTTGCTGAGTTATCTCTTATAGAGTATAGCATGCTTTGTTATTCCCCGTCACTAATAGCTGCTTCTGCTACTTTCTTGGCCAAATTTATACTTGTACCCTCAAAAGAACCCTGG AATTCTTCATTGAAGCATCACACACTTTATCAAGCTTCTGATTTGAGTGAGTGTGTCAAGGCGCTACATGGCCTGTGCTGTGAAGGCACTAATTCTAATCTACCTGCAATTAGGGAGAAGTACAGCCAGCATAAG
- the LOC132184255 gene encoding cyclin-A1-4-like isoform X2 — protein sequence MSARNRCPPPSSSYPTKRPSVSENPIKKVTRAAKPQLAKKRPALADVSNQRNGSKSNSRTSLLSSKPLVPCVAKMSKAKKELSACNENTGFPRNTLSASSSLKSNVLVPSKNTSFPGSDQPMASVAILSAPCSQESVLPSPSSILHALRGMDVSPSGSVSGSVSMDESMSTCDSLKSPQFEYIDNEDASAITLIERKTSNSLYISDDAETAGYVCERGIPMEMQTVDKVVDIDNNFMDPQFCATIACDIYKHLRVSEANKRPSTDFIERIQKDINTSMRAILIDWLVEVAEEYRLLPDTLFLTVNYIDRYLSGNSVNRQRLQLLGVACMMIAAKYEEICAPTVNEFCYVTDNTYFKDEVLQMESAVLNYLKFEMAAPTAKCFLRRFVCVAQATSENSSLKHHTLYQASDLSECVKALHGLCCEGTNSNLPAIREKYSQHKYKFVAKKHCPPSIPLEFFHELSH from the exons ATGTCGGCCCGCAACCGCTGTCCGCCGCCATCTTCATCTTATCCGACCAAGAGGCCCTCGGTTTCGGAAAATCCTATCAAGAAGGTCACCAGGGCGGCCAAGCCCCAATTGGCAAAGAAGCGACCCGCTCTCGCGGACGTCTCTAACCAAAGAAATGGGTCTAAGAGTAATTCACGAACCTCGCTCCTTTCGTCCAAGCCTCTG GTACCATGTGTGGCTAAAATGTCCAAGGCTAAGAAGGAATTGTCTGCTTGCAATGAGAATACAGGCTTCCCTAGGAACACTTTGTCTGCATCCTCGAGCTTGAAATCAAATGTCTTGGTTCCATCCAAGAATACATCTTTCCCAGGAAGTGATCAACCTATGGCTAGTGTTGCAATCCTTTCTGCTCCGTGTAGCCAGGAGTCCGTTCTTCCTTCTCCAAGTAGCATACTTCATGCACTCAGAGGCATGGATGTTTCTCCAAGTGGATCAGTTAGTGGTTCTGTTTCTATGGATGAGAGCATGTCTACCTGTGATTCCTTGAAGAGTCCACAATTTGAATATATTGACAATGAGGACGCTTCAGCAATTACGTTGATTGAGAGGAAGACGAGTAACAGTCTCTACATTTCAGACGATGCAGAAACAGCAG GGTATGTCTGCGAGAGAGGTATACCTATGGAGATGCAAACAGTGGATAAAGTTGTTGATATTGATAACAATTTCATGGACCCACAGTTCTGTGCAACCATTGCTTGTGATATCTACAAGCACTTGCGTGTATCCGAG gcaaataaaagaCCTTCAACAGATTTCATAGAAAGGATCCAGAAGGACATTAATACTAGCATGCGTGCAATACTGATTGATTGGCTTGTGGAG GTTGCTGAAGAGTACCGGCTTCTACCTGATACACTATTTTTGACAGTTAACTACATTGATCGTTATCTTTCTGGCAATTCGGTGAATAGGCAACGGTTGCAATTGCTTGGTGTTGCGTGCATGATGATTGCAGC TAAATACGAGGAGATCTGTGCGCCCACTGTGAATGAGTTCTGTTACGTAACTGATAATACCTACTTCAAGGACGAG GTTTTGCAAATGGAATCTGCTGTGCTGAATTACTTGAAGTTTGAAATGGCAGCCCCAACAGCTAAATGTTTTTTGAG GCGATTTGTTTGTGTTGCTCAAGCTACCAGTGAG AATTCTTCATTGAAGCATCACACACTTTATCAAGCTTCTGATTTGAGTGAGTGTGTCAAGGCGCTACATGGCCTGTGCTGTGAAGGCACTAATTCTAATCTACCTGCAATTAGGGAGAAGTACAGCCAGCATAAG
- the LOC132184585 gene encoding uncharacterized protein LOC132184585, which translates to MVTMETKRNLCFWLNFLLPLLCAAAANESPSSASIIFASLGSRSEFAFDIFALPAVDPPSIANEIQITDGESLNFNGHFPSSSSLQSFLSDQPVIQTRVGTDSAPIQLIYVTERNGTSHIYYDKVFYDAPRSTRSRSALQVPERIQIPLLGSTRSENGISMKDRPSLTPEGLLVYVSTHEDTGKPRTSSAAVYSTELTTGLTQRLTPHGVADFSPAVSPSGVWTAVASYGAIGWEGDVEELSTDIYVFLTRDGTRRVKLVEHGGWPCWVDESTLYFHRRGGDKWWSIYRATLPSEGPVSTESVVVERITPPGLHAFTPATSPGNKNFIAMATRRPSSNFRHIELFDLVKKEFKELTRPVSPKTHHLNPFISSDLSRVGYHRCRGERNGRASTQLLLENLQSPVPELSLFRIDGSFPSFSPAGDRIAYVDFPGVYVVNRDGSDRRQVYGESAFSTAWDPVRKGVVYTSTGPTFASERTEVDVISINVDEADQPGFKKLTTNGENNAFPSPSPNGKWVVFRSGRSGHKNLYIMDAVDGERGWLHRLTEGSWTDTMCSWSPDGDWIAFSSDREDPGSGSFELYLIHPNGTGLRRLFKSGSGGRANHPTFSPDGKTIAFTSDYAGISAEPISNPHQYQPYGEIFTMRLDGSDLKRLTHNSFEDGTPAWGPMYIKPNDVEWVKVGPRCAFEDCHWLSEMPNHGSAKPQCHAA; encoded by the coding sequence ATGGTCACTATGGAAACCAAACGCAATCTCTGTTTCTGGCTCAATTTTCTGTTGCCCTTATTATGTGCAGCGGCGGCCAATGAATCCCCAAGTAGCGCCAGCATCATCTTCGCTTCACTTGGCAGCAGATCGGAATTCGCCTTTGACATCTTCGCTCTCCCAGCCGTTGACCCACCTTCGATCGCCAACGAAATCCAAATCACCGACGGCGAATCGCTCAATTTCAATGGCCACTTCCCTTCCAGCTCCTCCCTCCAATCTTTCTTGTCCGACCAGCCTGTTATCCAGACTCGGGTCGGAACCGATTCGGCTCCCATCCAGCTCATCTACGTCACGGAGCGAAACGGGACCTCACATATATACTATGACAAAGTTTTTTACGATGCTCCGCGCAGCACCAGATCGAGGTCCGCCCTCCAAGTCCCCGAACGGATTCAGATCCCTTTGTTGGGTTCTACACGGAGCGAGAATGGGATTTCGATGAAAGACAGGCCGAGTTTGACCCCGGAGGGGTTGTTGGTGTACGTGTCGACTCACGAGGATACGGGCAAGCCGAGGACGAGTTCGGCTGCGGTGTACTCGACCGAGTTAACGACGGGTCTGACTCAGAGGCTCACCCCTCACGGTGTCGCTGACTTTAGCCCGGCGGTGTCTCCGTCTGGGGTTTGGACAGCAGTGGCTTCGTACGGAGCCATAGGTTGGGAAGGTGACGTCGAGGAGCTCAGCACCGACATCTACGTTTTCTTGACTCGGGACGGGACTCGGCGGGTGAAGTTGGTTGAACACGGTGGGTGGCCGTGCTGGGTGGACGAATCGACTCTGTACTTCCATAGGAGAGGTGGTGACAAGTGGTGGAGTATTTACAGAGCGACTTTGCCGAGTGAGGGACCGGTTTCTACTGAGTCAGTGGTGGTTGAGCGAATCACCCCACCGGGTCTCCACGCGTTCACACCAGCTACCTCACCAGGGAACAAGAACTTCATTGCTATGGCTACGAGGAGACCCAGTTCGAATTTTCGCCACATAGAGTTGTTTGACCTCGTGAAAAAAGAGTTCAAGGAGCTAACTCGTCCCGTGTCGCCCAAGACTCACCACTTGAACCCGTTCATCTCGTCCGATTTGAGCCGGGTCGGTTACCACCGGTGCAGAGGCGAAAGGAATGGAAGAGCAAGCACCCAGCTGTTACTCGAGAACCTCCAGAGCCCCGTACCCGAGCTATCGCTCTTCAGAATCGACGGTTCGTTTCCTTCTTTCTCTCCCGCGGGTGACCGGATCGCGTACGTTGATTTCCCGGGGGTTTACGTCGTGAACAGGGACGGTTCTGACCGGCGTCAGGTGTACGGCGAGTCCGCATTCTCGACGGCATGGGACCCAGTGCGGAAAGGGGTCGTATACACTAGCACGGGACCCACTTTTGCCTCAGAGAGAACCGAGGTAGATGTCATCTCCATCAACGTCGATGAGGCGGACCAACCGGGTTTCAAAAAGTTGACCACCAACGGCGAAAACAATGCCTTTCCTTCCCCTTCACCCAATGGTAAATGGGTGGTGTTCCGGTCGGGTCGTTCGGGTCATAAGAATCTGTATATAATGGACGCTGTGGATGGGGAGAGAGGTTGGCTCCACAGGTTGACGGAGGGATCCTGGACCGACACGATGTGTAGTTGGTCACCGGATGGTGACTGGATCGCGTTCTCGTCGGACCGGGAGGACCCGGGTAGTGGGAGCTTCGAGTTGTACTTGATCCACCCGAATGGGACCGGGTTGAGGAGGTTGTTTAAGAGCGGGTCCGGTGGGAGGGCCAACCACCCGACGTTTAGTCCGGACGGTAAAACAATAGCTTTCACTTCGGACTACGCGGGCATATCAGCTGAGCCAATCTCGAACCCACATCAGTATCAGCCCTACGGTGAGATATTCACGATGAGATTGGACGGCTCTGATCTGAAGAGGTTGACGCATAATTCGTTCGAGGACGGGACTCCTGCGTGGGGGCCAATGTACATTAAGCCCAATGACGTGGAGTGGGTAAAAGTTGGGCCACGGTGCGCGTTTGAGGATTGTCATTGGCTCAGTGAGATGCCAAATCATGGCTCAGCCAAGCCTCAATGTCACGCTGCATAA
- the LOC132185067 gene encoding glutamate receptor 2.7-like: protein MSPGLSFFLVLLLTVASKSMALEGDNNCPTTKMVASVGAVFYYNCRVGREQKVAMDLAVQDLLRLSCSKQLVLQLKDSHGNSAQATSAAIDLSKSKQVQAIIGTLTIQEIALVSDSIGKTTEDIPILSLNSPALLPPVVPFQPPFAIQMANDVTLHMKCIAAIVGHFRWRKVTTIYENNNGFSTELGTLTLLSDFLRADGSGIEHHSTLPSLSSYLLDPKATIEEELKKLRSKSNRVFIIVQCSLELAILLFDKANQMGMMEKGYVWIVSDEIASLLDSVDSSVTYNMQGVIGFKTSFVSSNENFKQFKMKFRKKYGSEYPEEQNANPSIFALRAYDAAWTIAQAITKSLTSEQLFERILSSNFKGLSGKMSFKNDTLLSELPVFEIINVVGKSYREIAFWSPEFGFSKNVSDQHDNIEVLGPIFWPGGLQTIPKGWSCSDEEKPLKIGVPAMGAFNQFVRVSYEQDLNRTFITGFSIEVFQAAVKRLPYKLPYVLVPFYDSYDNMVKQVYFKGLDAAVGDTEIMAYRFDYAEFTQPYVESGLVMIVTIKPDKLKETWLFITVFTKRMWLLMVAMHLFVGFVIWLIEHRTNPEFEGIGTMLWFSITVLFFVQREPIRSSLSRFVLAPWFFVILIVSASFTASLTSKITLSRFKPSVEDIETLQITNAAVGCNGNSFIVRYLIDVLHFKPENIRSLHSINEYPEAFERGDIAAAFFVVPHAKVFLAKFCKGYTTTGPTFNLGGFGFVFPKGSPLATDISKAILEVTQSGEMQRLEKYLLSSNNCSSSTALNGDIELGPEPFYSLFCISGAFSAAAFLITMVRLARERQLNMPLMPATLIDNRVWMWAVIFLARTCVKFQARYRRGRRSFVVPEAKDLAEELNKMEQNSVGVAIQGVSH, encoded by the exons ATGTCTCCTGGTCTTTCATTCTTCTTGGTGCTGCTATTAACGGTGGCATCAAAATCTATGGCTCTTGAAGGAGACAACAACTGTCCAACAACAAAAATGGTTGCAAGTGTAGGTgctgttttttattataattgtcGAGTGGGCAGGGAGCAGAAAGTAGCCATGGATTTGGCCGTCCAAGATTTGCTTCGTTTGAGTTGTTCTAAGCAGCTGGTTTTGCAACTTAAAGATTCCCATGGAAATTCGGCACAAGCAACTTCTGCCG CAATTGATCTCAGTAAAAGCAAACAAGTGCAAGCCATTATCGGAACACTGACAATACAGGAAATTGCTCTAGTATCCGACAGCATTGGTAAAACCACTGAGGATATCCCTATCCTATCCTTAAATTCACCGGCTCTACTCCCACCAGTAGTACCCTTTCAACCGCCATTTGCCATTCAAATGGCAAACGATGTCACCCTCCACATGAAGTGTATTGCCGCCATTGTTGGCCACTTCAGGTGGCGAAAGGTGACAACAATTTACGAAAACAACAACGGTTTTTCAACTGAACTAGGAACATTGACCCTCCTTTCTGATTTCCTTCGAGCTGATGGCTCAGGGATTGAGCACCACTCAACTTTACCCTCTCTGTCTTCTTATCTATTAGACCCAAAAGCAACCATTGAGGAAGAGCTCAAGAAGCTGCGGAGCAAGAGCAACAGGGTATTCATAATTGTTCAGTGTTCTTTAGAGTTGGCTATTTTGCTTTTCGACAAGGCAAACCAGATGGGTATGATGGAAAAAGGCTATGTATGGATTGTAAGTGATGAGATTGCAAGCCTTCTTGATTCTGTTGATTCTTCTGTTACATATAACATGCAGGGCGTAATTGGTTTCAAAACAAGTTTTGTGTCTTCCAATGAAAATTTCAAgcaatttaaaatgaaattccGAAAGAAGTATGGATCAGAGTACCCAGAAGAACAGAATGCTAATCCAAGCATTTTTGCGCTCAGGGCTTATGATGCAGCTTGGACCATTGCTCAGGCCATTACAAAATCACTTACATCTGAGCAattatttgaaagaattttGTCTAGTAACTTCAAAGGTCTAAGTGGGAAAATGAGCTTCAAGAATGATACATTATTATCAGAATTACCAGTTTTTGAGATCATTAATGTGGTTGGCAAAAGCTACAGGGAGATAGCTTTCTGGTCCCCAGAATTTGGTTTCTCAAAGAATGTCAGTGATCAACATGATAACATTGAAGTATTAGGCCCAATATTTTGGCCAGGTGGTCTTCAAACAATTCCAAAGGGATGGAGTTGCAGTGATGAGGAGAAACCATTGAAAATAGGGGTTCCTGCCATGGGTGCCTTCAATCAGTTCGTGAGAGTGAGTTATGAGCAGGACTTGAACAGAACATTCATCACAGGTTTTTCAATTGAAGTGTTTCAAGCAGCTGTGAAGCGTCTCCCCTATAAATTGCCTTATGTTTTGGTTCCATTCTATGATTCATATGATAATATGGTGAAACAGGTCTACTTCaag GGTTTGGATGCAGCAGTTGGTGATACAGAAATAATGGCATATCGATTTGATTATGCTGAATTTACACAGCCGTATGTTGAATCTGGACTTGTCATGATAGTTACCATAAAACCAGATAAGCTGAAGGAGACATGGTTATTCATCACAGTTTTTACAAAAAGAATGTGGCTGCTGATGGTGGCTATGCACCTGTTTGTAGGATTCGTAATTTGGTTAATTGAACATAGAACTAACCCTGAATTTGAAGGCATCGGAACTATGCTTTGGTTTTCCATCACTGTCCTGTTCTTTGTACAAA GAGAACCAATACGGAGCAGTTTATCTCGTTTTGTTCTGGCGCCATGGTTTTTTGTGATTCTAATTGTGTCAGCTAGTTTCACAGCAAGCCTCACTTCCAAAATCACTCTTTCTCGGTTTAAACCGTCTGTGGAAGATATTGAGACACTTCAGATAACAAATGCAGCAGTTGGGTGTAATGGGAATTCTTTTATTGTAAGATATTTAATCGATGTGTTACATTTTAAGCCGGAGAATATCAGGagccttcattccataaatgAATATCCAGAAGCCTTTGAAAGAGGGGACATTGCAGCAGCTTTCTTTGTTGTCCCACATGCTAAAGTTTTCCTTGCGAAATTCTGCAAGGGCTACACCACAACAGGACCCACTTTCAATCTCGGCGGCTTTGGCTTT GTTTTCCCAAAGGGTTCTCCTTTGGCTACTGATATTTCTAAGGCAATCCTTGAAGTGACACAGAGTGGGGAAATGCAAAGGCTAGAAAAATACTTGCTCTCCTCTAATAACTGCTCCTCTTCAACTGCTTTGAACGGTGATATAGAATTAGGCCCTGAGCCTTTCTACAGCCTATTTTGCATTTCAGGTGCCTTTTCTGCAGCTGCATTCTTAATAACCATGGTGCGTTTAGCGCGAGAACGTCAGCTGAACATGCCTTTGATGCCAGCAACATTGATAGATAATAGAGTTTGGATGTGGGCAGTAATATTTCTTGCTCGAACTTGTGTAAAATTTCAAGCTCGGTAcagaagaggaagaaggagCTTTGTTGTCCCAGAAGCAAAAGACCTTGCGGAAGAACTCAATAAGATGGAGCAGAACTCTGTTGGTGTTGCTATACAAGGTGTTTCCCACTAG
- the LOC132185066 gene encoding uncharacterized protein LOC132185066, with protein MYGLTDVLWSFFMGVLNYLLIRFIWRRFVKLNQHDFPYGVSRNPLFSWADHPSLINDAVENGSSQFAFTGNTSTPTRSTVLVGDHGVKEAEDEIIWEVFQGSVEFMQKIRFNSVIMTALPLPGPSLGNNSAFPQEAYFEITILNSHSDDDDDDESDGKIKEGHRINKVEELKMEGEESSKRDEAVKLSLGLTTGGSAPSKLPGTYPGSIGFNSNGSVLLDGIKLVFDPRQKKVFFTVDSQLLHVVHCKCEEFGTQLYPILAANTQILVVVNMGQSLFKYGPANAQRTPNPCFIRPPLNSPAAAMGHEDSSNLFSMTFDSQSLHAYAIKGSQNSTNKQAKCSGHESEVEVLEIVLEDGRRS; from the exons ATGTATGGATTGACAGACGTTTTATGGTCCTTCTTCATGGGAGTTCTTAACTATCTTTTGATACGTTTCATCTGGCGCCGTTTTGTCAAACTGAATCAGCATGATTTTCCTTATGGGGTTTCGAGGAATCCTTTATTCAGTTGGGCTGATCATCCATCACTAATCAACGATGCAGTGGAAAATGGATCGTCCCAATTTGCTTTCACGGGCAACACATCAACGCCAACAAGATCAACGGTGTTGGTTGGCGATCATGGAGTTAAAGAGGCAGAGGATGAGATAATCTGGGAAGTTTTTCAGGGATCAGTAGAATTCATGCAGAAGATAAGGTTTAATTCTGTTATCATGACAGCTTTGCCTTTGCCAGGCCCTTCCTTGGGAAACAACTCTGCTTTCCCTCAAGAAGCCTATTTCGAAATCACAATACTAAATTCTCATAGcgatgatgacgatgatgatgaaTCGGATGGCAAGATTAAGGAAGGTCATAGAATTAACAAGGTTGAAGAGTTGAAGATGGAAGGTGAAGAAAGTAGCAAAAGAGATGAAGCAGTGAAGCTGTCACTGGGGCTCACAACAGGGGGCTCTGCTCCATCAAAACTTCCCGGCACCTACCCAGGAAGCATCGGATTCAATTCCAACGGTTCTGTCCTTCTTGACG GGATAAAACTTGTGTTTGATCCAAGGCAGAAGAAGGTGTTTTTCACAGTAGATTCACAGCTGCTGCATGTAGTCCATTGCAAGTGTGAAGAATTTGGGACTCAATTGTACCCAATTCTAGCAGCAAACACACAGATTTTGGTTGTGGTTAATATGGGACAAAGTCTCTTCAAATACGGGCCGGCAAATGCACAGCGGACACCAAATCCTTGCTTCATACGCCCTCCTCTAAACTCCCCTGCTGCTGCTATGGGCCATGAAGACAGCAGCAATCTCTTCTCAATGACATTTGATTCCCAGAGCCTTCATGCATATGCAATCAAAGGCAGCCAGAACAGCACTAATAAACAGGCAAAATGTTCTGGCCATGAATCTGAGGTGGAAGTACTTGAAATTGTCTTGGAAGACGGCCGAAGATCCTAA